The genome window CAGGGCATTGTTGCAAATCGGAACCAACACCCTGGGGCCAATTGCGCAGCTCGAAGACATGGTCGGGCTCATCGAAAGCATGGCGGCGACAAAACTGTACGACGGCGACGCCGTGAAGCTGACCACGGATGGCGCCCCTCAAGCGTGCCCTGAAGGTGACGCCATCGAGTTGGTCACAGGTGCGATCGCATCGCTATGCAGCGCGATTACTTATGAATGCACGGCGGCAGGCCTGCGATATGGGTTGGCATTGGAAGACATGGCACAGGTCCTGGAAAAGACATCGGGATGGAGTGAATCCTCTCGCTCTATTTATACCCAATTGTTATCCAGTCACGCCCTGGACAACACGGCACTCTCGAGCGAAAAAACCATCCTCAAAGCGGCCTGTTTGCGCGGCAATGATCTTGGAGCTCCCATGTTGATCGCCAATGCTGCACGAAGCCTCTTCGAGCAAGCGGATCATCAGATCAGCGATCCAGTCCCGATAAAAGACTTGAGCACGTTCTACAGCTCTATTTCCGCGGTTCAGTTCAAGCCCTCCTCCAACTGCAATTGATTGGCGGCTCACGAATAGTGAGCGTGGAATCGATCGAGGTCTATAGGAAAACCAAAGTCTGTCCCGATGCGGCGGTAAGCCAGCGGCACCTTCTGCAGGAAACAAGCCCACGCTCGGCTACCTGCCTGGTCCGGCAAACCTCGCCAACCTATTAACAAATAGTGAACGCGTATTGCTTTTAAACCCCAGCAACACGCGTCTTTCTAACATAACCTTCGTTAGCGGATTGCGTCATCGCAGAAACGCTTTTCACAAACATTACGCTCGCTGACCACCAAGATTCATCTGGCGAAAATGCAATATTGATCCACGCCTCGAACATCTCTAAGGCCTGATGGCGAAGCAACACTGTTTCATCCTGCAGTCTTGATGCATCAGCTTTGCATCAACTAATAAAAACCATCCTGTCACAGGAGAAGACGCATGACGAAGACGAAAACGACCAGCTCTCGGCGATCGCTAGCCGCTGGCGCTATCGGGAACTTCGGTGAGATCTACGATTTCGCTGTATTCGGGTTCTCAATACCCATTTTATCCGTTCATTTTTTTCCCGGCTCAGATCGAACTGCCGCGCTTCTGAGCACGTTCGCAGTCTATGCAGTGGCCTTCGTAGCCCGCCCCCTGGGTGGCTTGATGTTTGGCTATCTGGCGGACCGCCTTGGCCGTATCAGGGTCATGGCGATGACCGTTTGGCTCATGGCACTAGGCACCGCGATCATCGGGCTGCTTCCGACCTATGCAACCATCGGGATCGCCGCACCGTTACTGCTGTTGCTCTGTCGAATCGCACAAGGCTTGGCACTGGGTGGCGAAACGACCGGCTCGACCAGCTACATCGTCGAGTCGGCACCGGAAAACCGCAGAGGATACTGGCTTGGCTTCACGCTGATTTTCTCTCACCTGCCCAACGCCGTCGTGGCCGGTTTGGTCGTCGCACTCCAGCTTGGAGCGGGGGATCAAGCGTATTCAGACTGGGCGTGGCGCATCCCTTTCCTTCTTGGAGGCATTATCGGAGTTGTCGGGTTCTGGTTGCGCCGCAACATCGATGAGCCTGAAGAGTACAAGCAAGCCCGCCAGGCCAGTAAAGCCAGCAAAATCAAGAAAAATCCGCTGATCGCGGCCATTCGCTGCGGTGGATTGAGGGGTATGTTGCACGTGTTCATGGTCCAACCTGTTTTTTCGGTAGGGGCTTACCTATTGCTCGGCTTTATGTACACCTTTCTAATTGAGGTCGGGAAGCTGGATTCCACCTCGGCTTTAATCTCAAACGCCATCGCCGTCATCGTACTTTCAGCCCTACTTCCGTTAGGAGGTTTATTGAGCGATCGGTTTGGCCGCAAGCGAGTACTGACATTTGGTGCGGCATGGATAGCGCTCTCGGCATATCCGGCCATGTACTTGGCTGCCTCGGGTTCCTTCGCTAGCGCTGTGGCCGGGCAAACACTCCTCGCTGCCGGATTGGGGATTTATGGGGCAGCCAGCTTTGTGGCCGCAGCGGAATTTTTCCCGACATCGTTCCGTGCAACCGGACACGCGATTTCCTATCAGACAAGTGTCGCGATGTTCGGCGGAACGTGCCCATTGATCGCTGCGTACCTGTCCCAGGCGTTTGGCTCCCCGCTGGCGCCGGCCTTTTACGTCACGTTGATTGCCGTGCTCTGTCTGATCACAACTCAGTTTGTTCCTGAGACTCGTGGAGTAAACCTGCGCACCTCGGTGGGCAACAAGACAAGCAACAAGGCGAGTGAATTGCCGCAGCCCCAGAAAGCAATGCGGCAAGAGCTTTCTACATAACCCTTTTTGCAGTCAACTGATCGCTGAGCGGCTCAAGATGTGCGCGGACTGAAAACAGTCCGCCTCATCGGCTGAGCCGCCGAACATATCGCACCCGAACAGGATCGGTTGTAAAGGCGACTACCGCTCCAAATTGGCCGTTTGCCCGTCCTCCCTGTTTATGGGCTTAACTATGAAAATAAAAAACAAGCTTGTGCTGACGTTCGTATTGGTCGCGTTTATACCCGTGAGCTTGGTCGCAGTGATTTCGGTGACTAACACACGAACGCTGGCAGTTGATCAGTTTATGGATGGCAGTACGCGGGAAATACGTCAGATCGATGGCAACATTCGCCAGTTTTTCGACGCCAGCCAGCAAAATGTCGATCAAATGGCAACCGATCCAGTTTATGTATCGGTTGGCGCGCTGAAGAACTACCAGACCGGCGATGCCGCCAGCCGACCATTGCCTCCTGCGGCCCAGCAACTGATCGAAAGGTTTGCGCATTACGGTGCGGCCCACCCGTCCGCGGCGATTCTCTCCATCGGCCTGGAGGACGGCTCCTATGCCAAATGGCCAGATGATCCTCAGCTGGCCAACTACGATCCGCGTTCACGCCCTTGGTATAAAGCGGCGATGGCGAGCCCTGGAAAAACCGTACGAACACCCGCTTTTTATCCAGCCTATGATTACGGTAAGGAAGATGCAGCACTGGTGGGGACAGCCAGGGCAATGATCACGAGCGATGGCATCGTCAAAGGTGTGTTAGCCGTGAACGTGTCTTTGAAAAACCTCACAGAGCTGGTCAAAAGTATCAAGCTTGGCGAAAGCGGCTACGTGATGTTGATCGAGGACGGAATCGTACTGGTAGACCCCCGCGACACGACGCATAGCTTCAAGCCGCTCAAGGACCTGGGCGCGGCCTATGCAAAGTTGGCCACCATCCCGCAGGGATCAACCGAGGTTGAACTCAATGGGATCCCTTACATGGCCAACGTCTGGACGTCGCCTGATCTTGGCTGGCGCTATATCGGCTTGATCGAACGTAGTGAAGTCATGAGCGCGGCCACTCGCATGACCTACCTCACCACCCTCATCGTGGGAGGGTTGACAGTCATTTTTGCCTTGGTCGCCGTGGCATTTTCCAAGTCCATCGTCAAACCCATCAGCCAGGTCAGCACCGGACTGCAATCGATCGCACAGGGCGAGGGAGATCTGCGTCGCGAACTAGAGTTTCAGGGTAACGATGAAACCGCTGAACTGGCAGGCTGGTTCAATAAGTTTCTCAGCGCCATACGTCAGTTGATCCAACACATCGGCGCCGCATCGAGCAATCTGCAAAATGCCTCGAGGGTTAACAGCGAGGTAGCCAACAACATGAACGAGGCCGCCGGGAGACAGCGCGAAGCGGTGGAGTTGGTGTCGACCGCGTTCAACGAGATGGTCGCAACCGCCAATGAGGTGGCCCGTTCATGCAGCGGCGCAGCAGAGTCCGCCGAGAATGGACATCGCCGCGTGGCGGAGGGCAAGCAGCAGATCGAGATCACCACGGACAACGTGAATCGCCTGGGACGCCGTCTGACCGAGTCGTCGCAGTCCATGACAGAGCTCGAAGCCGGCAGTCGCAGCATCAACCAGATCCTTGGCACCATTCGCGCCATTGCCGAGCAAACCAATCTGCTGGCCCTGAACGCAGCCATTGAAGCCGCCAGGGCGGGCGATCAAGGCCGAGGATTTGCAGTGGTGGCAGATGAAGTCAGAGCACTGGCCAAGCGCACATCCGATTCGACCGGCGAAATCGAGCAACTGCTCGGCGCACTAGGCAGCAAGACCCAGGAGGTCATGGGCAAAATGGGTAGCTGCCTGGAGCTCTCGCACGCCAGCGTATCGTCCATCGAGAGCACTCGAGACAGCTTTGAAGGCATCCAATTGTCGGTCAATGAAATAAGGGATCAAAACCTGCAGATATCCGCCGCTGCTGAAGAGCAGCATAGCGTGGCCGAAGAGATCAATCGGCATATCCAGCAGATTTATGACGAGGCTCGGCTGGTGGAGAGCTTGGCCAACTCTGCACAAGATGACTCCGGCAAGTTGTCGAGTCTGTCAGATGAACTGAACGGTCTGGTGGGGCGCTTCAAATCGTGAACCGTCGTCGTTCGCCTGGAAGTCCCAACTGGTCCATTCGCATGGAAGTGACCAGCGGAGCGTTTCGTTCTCGCGATGAGCCGCTGTCAAGACATCCAGGCTTGAGGCCAGGCGCACATCATCAGTCGGATGTAGGGGCGGGCAAGGCCACCTCTCCACCGAATTGTCGCGATATGACTTCGGCACCCTTGATCGCCAATTCGATAAACTCCTTTTCATTCATGTTCATTCGGACAGTCGGTGCCCCCACCGACAAGCAATAGTGCACTTCTTGATTGACGTCCTTGATGGGTACCGAGATCGCCGAGATGCCTAACAGCCGTTCGCCATGGGAAACGGCATAACCCTGCTCCCGGATCATGGCGAACTCTTCAAGCACCGCGCCATTGGTGCGCTTCGTCGCTTTGGCAACATTTTTGACTAACGGGGTGAGCTGGGCTTTGGGCATATAGGCCATCAAGACCTTTGAAGCAGACCCTACCAACAAGGGAATCTGTTCACCCGCCTGGACCACCGCGCGCAACGGTGCCGAGCTGGTAGTGACCGAGTCGAGACAGACTCGATTGCGATCACTCACCGCATGAATGGAGACTGTTTCTTCAGTCTGCTCAGCGAGTTCTTGCAATACGGGTCGAGCGATCTCACGAATACCCAGGGTACTTTTTACCAGGCCAGCCAAGCGCGTGAACCGGAAGGACAAGCAATATTGCTGCTCGAGACGTACCAGGTAGCCAGCCTTTTCAAGACTCTGGACAATACGAAACGTCGTCGACTTCGGTAGCTCGATACGGTCTGCAATGTCTTGAAGCGTAAGGCTGCTGCGGTCTGAACTAAAGCTTTCGAAAACTGCCAAGATACGTTGCACAGAGCGCATCATTCTTGAAAAACCCCATCAAAATCGTTGATCGTAACGATCCTCCTCGACACGAAATGCTTCATTCGCCAACAAACGAGAATCAGTCTCAAAATAACATACTAGCATGACGCTATTTCACTCGCCAACTTCAGTTCCACCCACCGAACTTGAGAACGGAGGCACATCGCGACGGCTGGCGAACGCGCCTTGTTCAGTCGGGCACCGTTACCAGCTGCGTGCCCAGCCAACGTTTATCCGAAACCAACGTACGAACGACGTCAGCCAAAACAACACGTGCTGCCAAACCCGCCGGCGACAACTCATCGTCCGACAAACTGGCGACTTGATTCAAGCGGGTAAAATTGAACTCGGAAATGGGTACCGTATCGAAACGGTCTTTATCATGCCTTGCAAGTGCCGCGCTAGGTTGCACCGTCATCCCCAAGCCCGCCCCCACCGCGTCCATGAGTATCGCAAGCCCGTCGATTTCCGCGATGACGTTCATCGTGCAGCCTTCTCTTTCAAAAGCATTGTTTATCAGCGCCCTGAGGCCGTGCGTACTGCCGGGCAATATAAGGGGGACGTTGGAAAGCTCACTGATTGACAGCGATTCACTCTTGCGGACCAGGGAAAAGTCAGCTGCGGAAATAGCGAAAAGACGTTCATTTACCAGCGGTTGAGTGCTGAATCTGCGCCCATGATCAGCGCCAAACAATATCGCAAGATCGATCTGTCTAGCACTCAGCATCCGCTCCAGGTTGCCCGATAACGCCTCGACAATACGAAGGGAAATATCCGGGTATCGCTCTCGCATCGCCTCCATGAACGGCAGTGCAACGACGCCTGAGGTGGATGGAGCCAATCCCACCGTGACATGCCCGGCGAACCGTCCAGTCCGGGCCGCGTGGGCCGCATCCTCTGCGTTGCGCAATACCAGTTGTGCTCGATGCCAGAATGCCAATCCGGCGCTGGTGGGCTGCACGCCGCTCTTCTTTCTTAGCAGCAACCGAACGGACAGTTCATTCTCCAGTCGACTGATTTGTTGACTGAGGGCCGAGGTGACAACATCGAGTTCAAGCGCTGCTCGCCCCATGCTTCCACACTCAACTACCCGGACAAAGTAGCGCAGTTGACGCAGTTCCATCGGACACCTCCACTATCACAACGATGCCTGGACCGGTCGGTCCAGGCACGACACGCTATTTGCCGATAAAACGCGGTTTCCTTTTTTCCTTGTAAGCTTTGATGGCCTCCTTGTAATCATCCGTGGATTGCACCACGGCCATCTGCGCAGCCACCGACTCCAAGCTCGTCCGCAAATCAGTCCGCAGCGATTGGTATAGCAGCTTCTTTATGCTGCGTTGCTGGATGGGAGGGCCATCCGCCAGGCGTGTAGCAAAATCCAGCGTTTGCTGCATGAGTTCGTCATCACTGAATACTCGGTTGACGATGCCTAATGCCAACGCCTCCTCAGCACTGACGAAATCGCCCGTCCATAATAATTCCAGGGCTTTCGCGGTACCGACTATGCGCGGCAGCAAATAGCAGCCACCATTTCC of Pseudomonas fluorescens contains these proteins:
- a CDS encoding MFS transporter, with translation MTKTKTTSSRRSLAAGAIGNFGEIYDFAVFGFSIPILSVHFFPGSDRTAALLSTFAVYAVAFVARPLGGLMFGYLADRLGRIRVMAMTVWLMALGTAIIGLLPTYATIGIAAPLLLLLCRIAQGLALGGETTGSTSYIVESAPENRRGYWLGFTLIFSHLPNAVVAGLVVALQLGAGDQAYSDWAWRIPFLLGGIIGVVGFWLRRNIDEPEEYKQARQASKASKIKKNPLIAAIRCGGLRGMLHVFMVQPVFSVGAYLLLGFMYTFLIEVGKLDSTSALISNAIAVIVLSALLPLGGLLSDRFGRKRVLTFGAAWIALSAYPAMYLAASGSFASAVAGQTLLAAGLGIYGAASFVAAAEFFPTSFRATGHAISYQTSVAMFGGTCPLIAAYLSQAFGSPLAPAFYVTLIAVLCLITTQFVPETRGVNLRTSVGNKTSNKASELPQPQKAMRQELST
- a CDS encoding methyl-accepting chemotaxis protein → MVATANEVARSCSGAAESAENGHRRVAEGKQQIEITTDNVNRLGRRLTESSQSMTELEAGSRSINQILGTIRAIAEQTNLLALNAAIEAARAGDQGRGFAVVADEVRALAKRTSDSTGEIEQLLGALGSKTQEVMGKMGSCLELSHASVSSIESTRDSFEGIQLSVNEIRDQNLQISAAAEEQHSVAEEINRHIQQIYDEARLVESLANSAQDDSGKLSSLSDELNGLVGRFKS
- a CDS encoding IclR family transcriptional regulator, which codes for MRSVQRILAVFESFSSDRSSLTLQDIADRIELPKSTTFRIVQSLEKAGYLVRLEQQYCLSFRFTRLAGLVKSTLGIREIARPVLQELAEQTEETVSIHAVSDRNRVCLDSVTTSSAPLRAVVQAGEQIPLLVGSASKVLMAYMPKAQLTPLVKNVAKATKRTNGAVLEEFAMIREQGYAVSHGERLLGISAISVPIKDVNQEVHYCLSVGAPTVRMNMNEKEFIELAIKGAEVISRQFGGEVALPAPTSD
- a CDS encoding LysR family transcriptional regulator — its product is MELRQLRYFVRVVECGSMGRAALELDVVTSALSQQISRLENELSVRLLLRKKSGVQPTSAGLAFWHRAQLVLRNAEDAAHAARTGRFAGHVTVGLAPSTSGVVALPFMEAMRERYPDISLRIVEALSGNLERMLSARQIDLAILFGADHGRRFSTQPLVNERLFAISAADFSLVRKSESLSISELSNVPLILPGSTHGLRALINNAFEREGCTMNVIAEIDGLAILMDAVGAGLGMTVQPSAALARHDKDRFDTVPISEFNFTRLNQVASLSDDELSPAGLAARVVLADVVRTLVSDKRWLGTQLVTVPD